Within the Flavobacterium sp. 9R genome, the region AATTGGTGGTCACGAACTTGTTTCAAAATATCAGCAAAACCAGCTTCATCAACTTTAAATGCTTTATGGCAATTTGGGCAAATAATTTCGTTCATATTATTTAAATGTTACTTGATTTAATACTATTCCTTTTGAAGTGAAACAAATTTAGTTATTCTTTAATTTATTTATTACATTTTGATAATATTCAAGTTTTTCTCCTTTTAGATAAATAGTTTCAATGTTATTAGCTTGCATAAGCTGCTCTTTAAATTCGTTTTTATATATTTCTGGAGAGTAGTAAAATATTTTATTTTTAATTAAACCTGAATTTTCCATTTGAAATCTTGCTCTATTTGTTAATAGATACCATAAATCAGTTTCAATGTAATCAAGCGACAATCCAATTATGTGAACATCATGTGTAAATAAATAATCTATCCATGAATAATATCTTGTAGAAGGGCTTTTTTTTAGTTGTTTATGTAATGTAGTTTTACTTATTTCATCGTTTTTATAGTTTGTTCCAGAAACAACATAATTTCTTATTTGTTGCAGTTGACCACCATAATGTTCATAGCCTAAAGTAATAGAATTTGGATAGTTTATTTCACCATGAATATGCCAAAATTTTTTATTTTCAGTGACATTATGTCTAAATATACTGTACTTTAATTCTTGTATAATTCCGTGGTTTTGTATTGATTCAATAGTTTTACTTCTTAAAATTACTTGCTCAAGTGAATAGTCATAATTAGTAGTTATATAATTTTCACAATCTAACTTGATTAATTCTTCGTGAATTATATTAGGTTCAATTCCTTTGATTAAAGTTGCAATTCTCTTTTTAAGCTCACTTTCTTTTAAACCTATTGCATTGAGAGTTTTAAGATAGATTTCTTCATAAAGTAAGGGAAATGGTTTCTTATTAGTTATGATTATTTTTTCATTGCTCAAATTTGCAATTTTTGATAAAATATTTTCCCAACTGTGAGAATCTTTTTCATTGATATTGTTTATTCCATTTCCAATTAAAAGTACTTTTTTCATTTATTATTTATTTAAAGCATAATCTTCAACATCAGCCAATTCAGTAGCTACAATCATTTTACTACCAATAGCACTAAAATGTCGTTTACCACATTTAATTTTTCCAGCTTCTTTTGGTCTTAAATCAAATAAACCAGTACTACCTTTAGATTCTACTACAAAATACAATTTTTCATCATCTTGGTCTTTCCACATAATAGCCCAGTCGGGGTTGTATGTACCAAGTGGGGTGTCGATTTTGAACCAATCTGGTAGCTTAGCATAAACTGATATGTTTTCACTATTTTCAAATTGTTTTGCCAAATTCGATTCTACATTAGAATCGTAAACCACATAATTATAAGGTGATTTTGAACTCTCTTTTAAATTGCTTTTCAAATAACCAAATAACTCTTTGTTTTCAAAAAGTTCTTGACTGTAATATTCTGCATCACCAATTTTCTTATAACTGATTCCATCGATAATGTGTAAATTCATTTGCTCATTGATAATATCAATACAACCCTCAATGAATTTTTGAGGATTGATTTTGAAGTAATCTAGTTTGTTGATTCCAGTTAAAATTTTTACAATAGATTTTCTGGTCAGCTGGGTCTCATTTTGAAGATAGCTTACAATATCTGGCAATCTTTCTACTTCATCTTTGATACTTGTTGTTTCACTATTAGGACTTATTGTAGCATCAACTCCTCCAGCATTAATTGAGATAGAAGCTTTTGTATAAATAAGTTTTCCTCTAGTGATTTTTAATCGGTCATTGATTGCATTGATACATTCTTTAACCAGTGAATCCGAATCAAAGTTGACTGAGAAAGTTGTTTTGAATTTTACTTTTTCCCATAGTTCTCTAAACTCTGGACTGTCTAAAATTCTTTTATTTACAGTGACTAATTTTTTGTCTGCTTGGTTTTTTATTTCGAGCCTTCCAGCTGTTTCTTTTAATGTGTTGATGATTTGATTTAGTACGTGTTCCTGTTCTTTAAACTCTTCAGGAATAACAACCGTTTCATCCTTTAAATCAATTTTCAGCTTGTCTTGTACTTTTCCTTTTGCATCAATATAACCTTGGCTTATAAGATGTTTGAAGAGTTCTTCTGATTTTTCTTGACCTAGATAAACTGTGTCCTCGTCATTGATTTCAACTACAATATTTCCAAAACTATGTTTCTCAAGAATACCAAATTTGATTCCTGTTTCTTTTTCAATCTCTTTCTGGAAATTTTCCACAAATTCAGCATAGGTTTCTGTAGCCATGACCGTTAAAGTATTCACTTCATGTCCATAAATACGTTCTCCTGCTTGATTTACGCATAAACGTAATCCACGTCCTATTTCTTGTCTTCTTCTAATTTCGGAACCACCAGCATCTTTTAGAGTGCAAATCTGAAATACATTTGGATTATCCCATCCTTCTTTTAAAGCGGAGTGAGAAAATATGAAGCGTAATTTTGAATCGAAACTTAAAAGCATTTCTTTGTCACGCATGATTAGATTATAGGTGTCCTCATCTGCATTGGTGTTTCCTTTGGTATCCTTGAAGTATTCGTATTTATCCTTAGAATTGCTTTTTTTAGCTTTTTTATCAATGGAGAAATAACCGTTGTGAACTTGATTTACTTCAACTTCTGCACCATTTAATTCTCCAAATAAACTAACATATTTTGGTTTAGCTATTAGCTTTAAATATTCTTTTTCGAAGATTTCAGCGTACTCACCATTAGCTATATTACCATCTTCATCATATTGGCGGTATTTACTAACCGTGTCGATAAAGAACAATGAAAGAACTTTAATTCCTTGAGGATTCAATACTAATTCTTTATTTAAATGCTCTTCAATAGTTTTGCGAATTAAAGCAGTTTTAATTTGGGTATCATCTATATTTCCAATCGCTTCTCCAAGCTTAATTATTTCATCTTTACTGGTAAAATCGATGTATTCATTTCCAGCCACTGCATAAA harbors:
- a CDS encoding SIR2 family protein encodes the protein MKKVLLIGNGINNINEKDSHSWENILSKIANLSNEKIIITNKKPFPLLYEEIYLKTLNAIGLKESELKKRIATLIKGIEPNIIHEELIKLDCENYITTNYDYSLEQVILRSKTIESIQNHGIIQELKYSIFRHNVTENKKFWHIHGEINYPNSITLGYEHYGGQLQQIRNYVVSGTNYKNDEISKTTLHKQLKKSPSTRYYSWIDYLFTHDVHIIGLSLDYIETDLWYLLTNRARFQMENSGLIKNKIFYYSPEIYKNEFKEQLMQANNIETIYLKGEKLEYYQNVINKLKNN
- a CDS encoding type III restriction-modification system endonuclease: MKIQFDSTLNYQQEAIEAIVNIFSGQEKCDSNFTVYSPEFLAKQQNLEFTESGYGNRLLLTDGQLLENTQKIQLSNGLKPSTRGEIERKHLDFTVEMETGTGKTYVYLRTIVELYKKYGFSKHIIVVPSIPIKEGVYKSLQITKEHLRELYDNINYNFFVYDSSKLNEVRDFATNDRLEIMVINIDAFAKSFDNPDDEKKTANIIHRYNDSLGYKPLDLIQKTNPVVFIDEPQTTISTPIRKKAIQSLNPLAIVKYSATHRKDEKINMMYKLDAVDAYEKKLVKQIEVGSVQTEGINNNAYIRLVEVKVSKGFPVAKLELDIFKNGSISRKTILVKQNEDLEQITDRAEYEGYIIKDIYAVAGNEYIDFTSKDEIIKLGEAIGNIDDTQIKTALIRKTIEEHLNKELVLNPQGIKVLSLFFIDTVSKYRQYDEDGNIANGEYAEIFEKEYLKLIAKPKYVSLFGELNGAEVEVNQVHNGYFSIDKKAKKSNSKDKYEYFKDTKGNTNADEDTYNLIMRDKEMLLSFDSKLRFIFSHSALKEGWDNPNVFQICTLKDAGGSEIRRRQEIGRGLRLCVNQAGERIYGHEVNTLTVMATETYAEFVENFQKEIEKETGIKFGILEKHSFGNIVVEINDEDTVYLGQEKSEELFKHLISQGYIDAKGKVQDKLKIDLKDETVVIPEEFKEQEHVLNQIINTLKETAGRLEIKNQADKKLVTVNKRILDSPEFRELWEKVKFKTTFSVNFDSDSLVKECINAINDRLKITRGKLIYTKASISINAGGVDATISPNSETTSIKDEVERLPDIVSYLQNETQLTRKSIVKILTGINKLDYFKINPQKFIEGCIDIINEQMNLHIIDGISYKKIGDAEYYSQELFENKELFGYLKSNLKESSKSPYNYVVYDSNVESNLAKQFENSENISVYAKLPDWFKIDTPLGTYNPDWAIMWKDQDDEKLYFVVESKGSTGLFDLRPKEAGKIKCGKRHFSAIGSKMIVATELADVEDYALNK